The following are encoded together in the Lathyrus oleraceus cultivar Zhongwan6 chromosome 3, CAAS_Psat_ZW6_1.0, whole genome shotgun sequence genome:
- the LOC127126305 gene encoding guanylate kinase 2 isoform X2 — MELAKQRLPSATKRVYPTVLGTKPLSCKGHSTVLFENRILVLKKGSKPDDQIWFLEVDTEYVRQQRKKLGTEVVAWSKGVIGNAEKPIVISGPSGVGKGTLISMLMKEFPSMFGFSVSHTTRAPRDMEKNGVHYHFTEKSVMEKEIKNGKFLEFASVHGNLYGTSVEAVEVVADAGKRCILDIDVQGARSVKASSLEAIFIFICPPSMEELEKRLRDRGTETEEQILKRLRNASAEIEQGKSSNIFDFTLYNDNLEESYERLKKLLGLNGFVTASPKSAAPREINLPMDHSVSKLDDKIIINCISSGPDKESKNLIMLDVSSLKGGAPGRTRGLDFHVIGSMDQLS, encoded by the exons ATGGAACTTGCAAAACAACGACTACCGTCGGCGACAAAACG GGTTTACCCAACTGTGTTAGGAACCAAACCATTGTCATGCAAAGGCCACTCGACCGTGCTTTTTGAGAACCGGATTCTTGTTCTTAAGAAGGGTTCTAAACCAGATGATCAAATATGGTTCCTAGAG GTGGACACTGAATACGTTAGGCAGCAGCGGAAAAAATTGGGGACAGAGGTTGTTGCATGGAGTAAGGGTGTGATTGGCAATGCAGAGAAACCTATTGTTATTAGTGGTCCTTCTGGAGTCGGTAAAGGAACACTGATATCAATGCTCATGAAGGAATTCCCATCGATGTTTGGTTTTTCTGTGAGCCACACCACTCGTGCTCCGCGGGATATGGAGAAGAATGGGGTCCATTACCATTTTACTGAGAAGAGTGTGATGGAGAAAGAGATTAAAAATGGAAAGTTTCTCGAGTTTGCTTCTGTACATGGTAATTTGTATGGGACCAGTGTTGAAGCTGTTGAAGTTGTGGCTGATGCAGGAAAA AGATGTATTCTTGATATTGATGTTCAAGGAGCAAGATCAGTGAAGGCTAGTTCTCTTGAAGCCATATTCATCTTTATCTGCCCCCCATCAATGGAAGAGCTTGAGAAGCGCCTTCGTGACAG AGGGACTGAGACAGAGGAGCAGATCCTTAAGCGACTGCGTAACGCCTCGGCTGAAATCGAACAAGGAAAGTCTTCCAATATATTCGATTTCACCTTATACAATGACAATCTTGAGGAGTCTTATGAGAGACTTAAG AAATTATTGGGACTTAATGGTTTTGTCACTGCTTCACCGAAATCAG CCGCACCTAGAGAGATAAATTTACCAATGGATCATTCGGTGTCTAAACTCGATGACAAAATCATCATAAACTGCATCTCTTCTGGACCGGATAAAGAGTCAAAGAACTT GATCATGTTAGATGTTTCCTCACTAAAAGGGGGTGCACCTGGAAGGACAAGAGGGCTTGATTTTCATGTTATAGGCTCTATGGATCAACTTAGCTAA
- the LOC127126305 gene encoding guanylate kinase 2 isoform X1: MGEAPAFLVDDLQDGPLNGLELTNGTCKTTTTVGDKTYVTVGADDGTLSIDVQIFDPSLGEWVYPTVLGTKPLSCKGHSTVLFENRILVLKKGSKPDDQIWFLEVDTEYVRQQRKKLGTEVVAWSKGVIGNAEKPIVISGPSGVGKGTLISMLMKEFPSMFGFSVSHTTRAPRDMEKNGVHYHFTEKSVMEKEIKNGKFLEFASVHGNLYGTSVEAVEVVADAGKRCILDIDVQGARSVKASSLEAIFIFICPPSMEELEKRLRDRGTETEEQILKRLRNASAEIEQGKSSNIFDFTLYNDNLEESYERLKKLLGLNGFVTASPKSAAPREINLPMDHSVSKLDDKIIINCISSGPDKESKNLIMLDVSSLKGGAPGRTRGLDFHVIGSMDQLS; encoded by the exons ATG GGAGAAGCACCAGCATTCCTTGTTGATGACCTTCAGGATGGGCCTCTTAATGGCCTTGAATTAACAAATGGAACTTGCAAAACAACGACTACCGTCGGCGACAAAACG TATGTCACTGTTGGAGCTGATGATGGAACTTTGTCCATTGACGTTCAAAtttttgaccctagtcttggagAATG GGTTTACCCAACTGTGTTAGGAACCAAACCATTGTCATGCAAAGGCCACTCGACCGTGCTTTTTGAGAACCGGATTCTTGTTCTTAAGAAGGGTTCTAAACCAGATGATCAAATATGGTTCCTAGAG GTGGACACTGAATACGTTAGGCAGCAGCGGAAAAAATTGGGGACAGAGGTTGTTGCATGGAGTAAGGGTGTGATTGGCAATGCAGAGAAACCTATTGTTATTAGTGGTCCTTCTGGAGTCGGTAAAGGAACACTGATATCAATGCTCATGAAGGAATTCCCATCGATGTTTGGTTTTTCTGTGAGCCACACCACTCGTGCTCCGCGGGATATGGAGAAGAATGGGGTCCATTACCATTTTACTGAGAAGAGTGTGATGGAGAAAGAGATTAAAAATGGAAAGTTTCTCGAGTTTGCTTCTGTACATGGTAATTTGTATGGGACCAGTGTTGAAGCTGTTGAAGTTGTGGCTGATGCAGGAAAA AGATGTATTCTTGATATTGATGTTCAAGGAGCAAGATCAGTGAAGGCTAGTTCTCTTGAAGCCATATTCATCTTTATCTGCCCCCCATCAATGGAAGAGCTTGAGAAGCGCCTTCGTGACAG AGGGACTGAGACAGAGGAGCAGATCCTTAAGCGACTGCGTAACGCCTCGGCTGAAATCGAACAAGGAAAGTCTTCCAATATATTCGATTTCACCTTATACAATGACAATCTTGAGGAGTCTTATGAGAGACTTAAG AAATTATTGGGACTTAATGGTTTTGTCACTGCTTCACCGAAATCAG CCGCACCTAGAGAGATAAATTTACCAATGGATCATTCGGTGTCTAAACTCGATGACAAAATCATCATAAACTGCATCTCTTCTGGACCGGATAAAGAGTCAAAGAACTT GATCATGTTAGATGTTTCCTCACTAAAAGGGGGTGCACCTGGAAGGACAAGAGGGCTTGATTTTCATGTTATAGGCTCTATGGATCAACTTAGCTAA